From a region of the Methylocystis hirsuta genome:
- a CDS encoding copper uptake system-associated protein, translating into MRLFLIGMISAAACLSARADEGSEAVRRLLFETFDKPETRLFVDAVVVEGDSAVADWRQGELGGRAFLTRKDDAWTIALCAGDALKDSATLEKLGVSKANAEALARRLAAAETQLFPDVVERFSRFDGMAAVEADGSHSPLDPHHKPIP; encoded by the coding sequence ATGAGATTATTTCTTATTGGGATGATCAGTGCAGCGGCGTGCCTGAGCGCGCGGGCCGACGAAGGATCCGAGGCGGTGCGCCGCCTGCTTTTCGAAACATTTGACAAGCCTGAAACACGCCTTTTCGTGGATGCTGTCGTCGTTGAAGGCGACTCCGCCGTCGCCGACTGGCGCCAGGGCGAACTCGGCGGCCGGGCGTTTCTCACGCGCAAGGACGATGCGTGGACCATCGCGCTTTGCGCCGGCGACGCCTTGAAAGACAGCGCAACGCTTGAAAAGCTCGGTGTTTCCAAAGCGAATGCTGAGGCGCTTGCAAGGCGGCTGGCGGCGGCAGAGACGCAGCTCTTCCCCGACGTCGTCGAGCGTTTCTCCCGATTTGACGGCATGGCCGCCGTCGAGGCGGATGGAAGCCATTCGCCGCTCGATCCGCATCACAAGCCCATTCCCTGA